One genomic region from Ornithinimicrobium flavum encodes:
- a CDS encoding MFS transporter encodes MKTGPTPAAPPASLWRHHDFRLLWAGDTVSVFGMQFVGLAMPLMAVQLLRADAFQMGLLATLQSLAFLLISLPAGAWVDRWRKKGVLVLGDLLRAVLLLALPAAWLLDALAMWQLYVVATLVGVVTVFFDVANQSYLPEIVRSEQIGDGNGKLQASQQTAMVVGPASAAALVRLVGSPLTIAVTSVCMALSSLFVSRIRHREQAPDPAARRPLAVEIREGLAFVLSHPLLRRIVACTGLTNLASSAVFALFVLYVIRTLGLAETTLGLIMSVGAVGGILGAVTSSHLTRLVGEGRVIPLAAVVGAAAALSAPLASVLPPVPTLVTGWFLMSWGVVVYNVAQVSFRQRLCPRPLLGRMNASIRFLVWGPMPVGAFLGGLLGRELGVVQALWIFSLVGLLATLPVLLSPLVTMRELPRELDRLAQEVSG; translated from the coding sequence GTGAAGACCGGACCGACCCCTGCCGCACCCCCCGCCAGCCTCTGGCGGCACCACGACTTCCGGCTGCTGTGGGCCGGTGACACGGTCTCCGTCTTCGGCATGCAGTTCGTCGGCCTCGCGATGCCGCTGATGGCGGTGCAGCTCCTGCGCGCCGACGCCTTCCAGATGGGCCTGCTCGCCACCCTGCAGTCGTTGGCCTTCCTCCTCATCAGCCTTCCGGCCGGGGCCTGGGTCGACCGGTGGCGCAAGAAGGGCGTTCTCGTCCTCGGGGACCTGCTGCGGGCGGTGCTCCTGCTCGCCCTGCCCGCGGCCTGGCTGCTGGACGCGCTGGCGATGTGGCAGCTCTACGTCGTCGCGACCCTGGTCGGGGTCGTCACCGTCTTCTTCGACGTGGCCAACCAGTCCTACCTGCCCGAGATCGTCCGCAGCGAGCAGATCGGGGACGGCAACGGCAAGCTCCAGGCCAGTCAGCAGACCGCCATGGTCGTGGGGCCGGCCTCCGCCGCGGCGCTCGTCCGCCTGGTCGGCTCGCCCCTGACGATCGCGGTCACCAGCGTGTGCATGGCCCTGTCCTCGCTCTTCGTCTCGCGCATCCGGCACCGCGAGCAGGCCCCCGACCCGGCCGCCCGGCGCCCCCTGGCCGTCGAGATCCGGGAGGGCCTGGCCTTCGTCCTCAGCCACCCGCTGCTGCGCCGGATCGTCGCCTGCACCGGCCTGACCAACCTGGCCAGCTCGGCGGTCTTCGCGCTCTTCGTGCTCTACGTCATCCGCACCCTGGGGCTGGCGGAGACGACCCTGGGCCTCATCATGTCGGTCGGGGCCGTGGGCGGGATCCTGGGAGCCGTCACCTCCTCCCACCTCACCCGGTTGGTGGGGGAGGGCAGGGTCATCCCGTTGGCCGCCGTCGTGGGGGCGGCGGCGGCCCTCAGCGCGCCGCTGGCCTCCGTCCTGCCCCCGGTGCCCACCCTGGTCACGGGCTGGTTCCTCATGAGCTGGGGCGTCGTGGTCTACAACGTCGCTCAGGTGAGCTTCCGCCAGCGCCTGTGCCCCAGGCCGCTCCTGGGGCGGATGAACGCCTCGATCCGCTTCCTCGTCTGGGGGCCCATGCCGGTCGGCGCCTTCCTCGGCGGACTGCTCGGTCGCGAGCTGGGCGTCGTGCAGGCGCTGTGGATCTTCTCCCTCGTGGGGCTGCTGGCGACGCTGCCGGTCCTGCTCTCGCCCCTGGTCACGATGCGGGAGCTGCCGCGCGAGCTGGACCGGTTGGCGCAGGAGGTCTCCGGGTGA
- a CDS encoding hemolysin family protein, producing MDSALLTNMALVLVFVLVGGVFAATEMAIVSLRPSQVDDIERSGGRGRRIAGLVRDPNRFLSAVQVGVTVAGFFSSAFGGATIAPYLSRWLQGRGLAAGVADPLALVLLTLVIAYLSLVLGELVPKRLAMQRSTAFTRVLAPPLGVFATLLTPVIRLLSVSTDVVVRLLGGDPSASREEMTIEELRRVVEDNRDLRPYSREILADVFRASERTLGDALRPRIDVDFLRATSTVREIEPLVVSTGRSRYPVIGESTDDVLGFVHVRDLLTVGHDRRAHVRVGDLSREIVALPVTKPVLASLAYLRGAQAHLALVVDEHGGTEGIVTIEDLVEEVVGEIYDEYDTDPDPEDALVREGGTARVPGSLIVEELEDALGLTLPRGGFETVAGLVLARLGRVAEVGDVVEVDGARLEVVAVEGARIREVQVTRQPTQE from the coding sequence ATGGACTCGGCCCTGCTGACGAATATGGCGCTCGTGCTGGTCTTCGTGCTGGTCGGAGGGGTCTTCGCCGCCACCGAGATGGCGATCGTCTCGCTGCGGCCGAGCCAGGTCGACGACATCGAACGATCCGGCGGCAGGGGGAGGCGGATCGCCGGCCTGGTGCGGGACCCCAACCGGTTCCTGTCCGCCGTGCAGGTGGGGGTGACGGTCGCGGGCTTCTTCTCCTCCGCCTTCGGCGGCGCCACCATCGCCCCCTACCTCTCCCGCTGGCTCCAGGGGCGCGGACTGGCCGCCGGCGTCGCCGACCCGCTGGCCCTCGTGCTCCTGACCCTGGTCATCGCCTACCTGTCTCTCGTGCTGGGCGAGCTGGTGCCGAAGCGGCTGGCGATGCAGCGCTCGACGGCCTTCACCCGCGTCCTGGCCCCGCCGCTGGGGGTCTTCGCCACGCTCCTGACGCCGGTGATCAGACTGCTCTCGGTCTCGACCGACGTGGTGGTGCGGCTGCTGGGCGGTGACCCGTCGGCGAGCCGGGAGGAGATGACCATCGAGGAGCTGCGCCGGGTGGTGGAGGACAACCGCGACCTGCGCCCCTACAGCCGGGAGATCCTCGCCGACGTCTTCCGGGCCAGCGAGCGGACGCTCGGTGACGCGCTGCGGCCCCGGATCGACGTGGACTTCCTGCGGGCCACCAGCACGGTGCGCGAGATCGAGCCGCTGGTCGTGAGCACCGGGCGCAGCCGCTACCCCGTCATCGGGGAGTCCACGGACGACGTCCTCGGCTTCGTCCACGTGCGTGACCTGCTCACGGTCGGGCACGACCGCCGTGCCCACGTGCGGGTCGGCGACCTGTCGCGGGAGATCGTCGCCCTCCCGGTGACCAAACCGGTGCTGGCCTCGCTGGCCTACCTGCGGGGCGCCCAGGCGCACCTGGCGCTGGTCGTCGACGAGCACGGCGGGACCGAGGGGATCGTCACGATCGAGGACCTCGTGGAGGAGGTCGTGGGGGAGATCTACGACGAGTACGACACCGACCCGGACCCCGAGGACGCGCTCGTCCGCGAGGGCGGGACCGCCCGGGTCCCCGGGAGCCTCATCGTCGAGGAGCTCGAGGACGCGCTCGGGCTCACCCTGCCGCGCGGCGGGTTCGAGACCGTGGCCGGCCTCGTGCTGGCCCGGCTGGGTCGGGTCGCCGAGGTGGGTGACGTCGTCGAGGTCGACGGCGCCCGGCTGGAGGTGGTCGCCGTGGAGGGTGCCCGGATCCGGGAGGTCCAGGTCACCCGGCAGCCCACGCAGGAGTAA
- a CDS encoding glycoside hydrolase family 13 protein, with protein MTIHSPESSESAWWRHAVIYQVYPRSFADSDGDGVGDLPGITSRLPYLAGLGVDAIWISPFYVSPMADAGYDVADYRDVDPLFGTLADADTLIARAHELGIRVVVDLVPNHTSDEHAWFRAALAAGPGSPERERYLFRDGRGEGGAEPPTNWRSVFGGSAWTRVTEADGAPGQWYLNLFDSKQPDLNWNHPEVVEEFLSILRFWLDRGVDGFRVDVAHALVKDPAMPDWEDRAVMAGGEGDAEHNLGPMWDQDGVHEIYRGWREVLDSYNPEGDPQRDRILVAEAWLPTQRRTMRYVRPDEMHQAFNFHFLENPWTAEDLRTVIDRSLEAADEVGAPTTWVLSNHDVVRHASRLGLVQDGKRPNGIGPDSVQPNVVLGLRRARAATALMLGLPGSAYLYNGEELGLPEHTALPGHVRQDPAFRRTQGEEVGRDGCRIPLPWSADEPAYGFSGGLESEPWLPQPLLYGLFAADRQQGVPGSTLELYRTLLRLRREHDLGVGGLEWLEELGGVPVAPQVLAFRNARQDGTPVTVVTNLGEEPVTLPEDLRVLVCSGQLHRGTIHQDTTVWLA; from the coding sequence GTGACCATCCACTCCCCCGAGTCCTCCGAGTCCGCCTGGTGGCGGCACGCCGTCATCTACCAGGTGTACCCCCGCAGCTTCGCCGACAGCGACGGCGACGGCGTCGGTGACCTGCCGGGCATCACCTCGCGGCTGCCCTACCTGGCCGGGCTGGGGGTGGACGCCATCTGGATCAGCCCCTTCTACGTCTCCCCCATGGCCGACGCGGGGTATGACGTGGCCGACTACCGCGACGTCGACCCGCTCTTCGGCACCCTCGCCGACGCCGACACCCTGATCGCCCGGGCGCACGAGCTCGGGATCCGGGTCGTCGTGGACCTGGTGCCCAACCACACCAGCGACGAGCACGCCTGGTTCCGGGCCGCCCTCGCGGCCGGCCCCGGCTCCCCCGAGCGGGAGCGCTACCTCTTCCGGGACGGTCGGGGAGAGGGCGGCGCGGAGCCCCCCACCAACTGGCGCTCGGTCTTCGGCGGCAGTGCCTGGACCCGCGTGACCGAGGCCGACGGGGCGCCGGGGCAGTGGTACCTCAACCTCTTCGACTCCAAGCAGCCCGACCTCAACTGGAACCACCCGGAGGTCGTCGAGGAGTTCCTGTCCATCCTCCGCTTCTGGCTGGACCGGGGCGTCGACGGCTTCCGCGTCGACGTGGCCCACGCGCTGGTGAAGGACCCGGCGATGCCGGACTGGGAGGACAGGGCCGTCATGGCCGGCGGCGAGGGCGACGCCGAGCACAACCTGGGGCCGATGTGGGACCAGGACGGCGTCCACGAGATCTACCGCGGCTGGCGCGAGGTCCTGGACTCCTACAACCCCGAGGGTGACCCGCAGCGTGACCGCATCCTCGTGGCCGAGGCGTGGCTGCCGACCCAGCGCCGGACCATGCGCTACGTGCGGCCCGACGAGATGCACCAGGCCTTCAACTTCCACTTCCTCGAGAACCCCTGGACCGCCGAGGACCTGCGCACCGTCATCGACCGCTCCCTGGAGGCGGCGGACGAGGTCGGTGCCCCGACCACCTGGGTGCTGTCCAACCACGACGTCGTGCGCCACGCCTCCCGCCTGGGCCTGGTGCAGGACGGCAAGCGCCCCAACGGCATCGGCCCGGACTCCGTGCAGCCCAACGTCGTCCTGGGCCTGCGCCGGGCCCGCGCCGCGACCGCGCTGATGCTCGGCCTGCCCGGCTCCGCCTACCTCTACAACGGCGAGGAGCTCGGTCTGCCCGAGCACACGGCCCTGCCGGGGCACGTGCGCCAGGACCCCGCCTTCCGCCGGACCCAGGGCGAGGAGGTCGGGCGTGACGGGTGCCGGATCCCCCTGCCCTGGTCCGCCGACGAGCCGGCCTACGGCTTCAGCGGCGGCCTGGAGTCCGAGCCGTGGCTGCCCCAGCCGCTCCTCTACGGCCTGTTTGCCGCGGACCGCCAGCAGGGGGTGCCCGGCTCGACGCTGGAGCTCTACCGCACCCTGCTGCGGCTGCGTCGCGAGCACGACCTGGGGGTCGGTGGCCTGGAGTGGCTCGAGGAGCTGGGCGGTGTCCCCGTCGCCCCGCAGGTGCTGGCCTTCCGCAACGCGCGGCAGGACGGCACCCCCGTGACGGTGGTGACCAACCTGGGGGAGGAGCCGGTCACCCTGCCGGAGGACCTCCGGGTGCTGGTGTGCTCCGGGCAGCTGCACCGGGGCACGATCCACCAGGACACCACCGTCTGGCTGGCCTGA
- a CDS encoding globin: MVPQRTFYERVGGHETFVQLVAEFYRGVAQDPPLRDMYPEEDLGPAEVRLRMFLEQYWGGPTTYSDQRGHPRLRMRHMPFRVTPTQRDRWLHHMNTAIDTIADRLDAMDEHQMRAYMAHAAHAMVNTFEDPEA, encoded by the coding sequence ATGGTGCCCCAGCGCACCTTCTACGAGCGCGTCGGCGGCCACGAGACCTTCGTGCAGCTCGTCGCCGAGTTCTACCGCGGCGTGGCCCAGGACCCGCCGCTGCGGGACATGTACCCCGAGGAGGACCTCGGCCCGGCCGAGGTCCGGCTCCGGATGTTCCTCGAGCAGTACTGGGGCGGCCCGACGACCTACTCCGACCAGCGTGGCCACCCGCGCCTGCGGATGCGGCACATGCCGTTCCGGGTGACGCCCACGCAGCGCGACCGCTGGCTGCACCACATGAACACCGCCATCGACACCATCGCCGACCGGCTCGACGCGATGGACGAGCACCAGATGCGCGCCTACATGGCGCACGCCGCGCACGCGATGGTCAACACCTTCGAGGACCCCGAGGCCTGA
- a CDS encoding SigE family RNA polymerase sigma factor, translated as MTADGRMPFSEFVLARGDRLYGTAVLLCRDPHLAHDLVQDALLKAWDRWGRITEEPEGYVRTILLREFLTGRRRRWHGEHPTEHLPEQHGTTGTTGPAGPTAPGSPDVETRLTLADAVRALPPRQRAVVVLRYFHDLTEADTARTLGLSVGTVKSHHSRALAALRVSEHLVDDDVAATERRAR; from the coding sequence ATGACAGCAGACGGACGGATGCCGTTCAGCGAGTTCGTGCTCGCCCGCGGCGACCGGCTCTACGGCACCGCGGTGCTCCTGTGCCGCGACCCGCACCTCGCGCACGACCTGGTGCAGGACGCGCTGCTCAAGGCGTGGGACCGCTGGGGACGCATCACCGAGGAGCCGGAGGGCTACGTCCGCACCATCCTGCTGCGGGAGTTCCTCACCGGGCGGCGGCGGCGCTGGCACGGGGAGCACCCGACCGAGCACCTGCCCGAGCAGCACGGCACGACCGGCACGACCGGGCCGGCCGGTCCGACGGCCCCGGGGAGCCCGGACGTCGAGACCCGGCTGACGCTGGCCGACGCCGTCCGGGCGCTCCCGCCCCGGCAGCGGGCCGTCGTCGTCCTCCGCTACTTCCACGACCTCACCGAGGCCGACACGGCCCGCACCCTGGGCCTCTCGGTCGGGACGGTCAAGTCGCACCACTCGCGCGCCCTGGCGGCGCTGCGGGTCAGTGAGCACCTGGTCGACGACGACGTCGCGGCCACCGAGAGGAGGGCACGCTGA
- a CDS encoding mechanosensitive ion channel family protein has protein sequence MHSASLNWPFGTWDSTRDWLLGAPVRIVLVLLGALVLRWAVHRAIRGVVDAAVSRADEHERTSVDRLLHTGTGVADERRRQRALTMGSLLRSVATFVIVAVTVLTVLAELGMPLAPLLTSAGIGGLALGFGAQSLVKDFLSGVFMIIEDQYGVGDVVDTGEATGTVEEVTLRITRLRDANGVVWFIRNGEIIRIGNKSQGWALATIDIPVAYDESPERVIGILEQVVTEVHEEQQYAEKLLERPTVAGVESVTGGTMTVRIFARCRPGEQFGIPRTIRERAKDAFDAAGVRGPAPAPFQGPQI, from the coding sequence ATGCACTCCGCGTCGCTCAACTGGCCCTTCGGCACCTGGGACAGCACCCGTGACTGGCTGCTGGGCGCCCCGGTGCGCATCGTGCTGGTGCTGCTCGGCGCCCTGGTCCTGCGCTGGGCGGTCCACCGCGCCATCCGGGGCGTGGTCGACGCCGCCGTCAGCCGGGCCGACGAGCACGAGCGCACCAGCGTCGACCGGCTGCTGCACACCGGGACCGGGGTCGCCGACGAGCGACGGCGGCAGCGGGCGCTCACGATGGGCTCGCTGCTGCGCAGCGTCGCGACCTTCGTCATCGTCGCCGTCACCGTCCTGACGGTGCTCGCCGAGCTCGGTATGCCGCTCGCGCCGCTGCTCACCTCGGCCGGCATCGGCGGGCTGGCGCTGGGCTTCGGCGCCCAGTCGCTGGTCAAGGACTTCCTGTCCGGGGTCTTCATGATCATCGAGGACCAGTATGGCGTCGGTGACGTCGTCGACACCGGTGAGGCCACCGGCACCGTCGAGGAGGTCACGCTACGCATCACCCGGCTCCGGGACGCCAACGGCGTGGTCTGGTTCATCCGCAACGGCGAGATCATCCGCATCGGCAACAAGAGCCAGGGCTGGGCCCTGGCCACCATCGACATCCCGGTGGCCTACGACGAGTCGCCGGAGCGGGTGATCGGGATCCTGGAGCAGGTGGTGACCGAGGTCCACGAGGAGCAGCAATATGCCGAGAAGCTGCTCGAGCGCCCGACCGTGGCGGGCGTGGAGTCGGTCACCGGGGGGACCATGACCGTGCGGATCTTCGCCAGGTGCCGACCCGGTGAGCAGTTCGGCATACCCCGGACCATCCGGGAGCGCGCGAAGGACGCCTTCGACGCGGCCGGGGTGCGGGGCCCGGCCCCTGCCCCCTTCCAGGGGCCGCAGATCTGA
- the malQ gene encoding 4-alpha-glucanotransferase, which produces MTELTPRLAELAAAYGVATEFWDWQGRHTEVPVESVVAVLGALGVVVADDQDVERALQEVQDRPWTRVLPPVLVRAQGQEVEVPVHVPEGVAFDAALVLEDGERRELGAASDERPTRRLGEVTVVRVDLDLPDDLPLGWHRVEVRSGEDVRRMPLVITPAAIELPEALQAEGAQSWGLMTQLYAMRSSESWGIGDLADLGDAGAWAAGLGADFVLVNPLHAAEPVAPMEPSPYLPTSRRFVNPIYIRVEDVPEVAYLSAAERQLVEWHSDDARRYLELDTLERDAVWDAKEAALRLVFRQRRSLRRSRAFHAYVEREGQGLVDYATWCALAQEHGTWWRNWPQELQDPRSPAVEAYRDRHTEEVEFHCWLQWVLDDQLATVQRDLVDTGMALGVISDLAVGVHPDGADAWSLGDALARGVTVGAPADQYNQMGQDWSQPPWRPDKLAELGYGPYRDMVRAALRDSGGLRVDHVIGLFRLWWIPQGSEPFRGTYVRYDHDAMVGILLLEAHRAGAVVVGEDLGTVEPWVRDYLRERGVMGTSILWFERDWDGGGALLPPESYRELCLATVTTHDLPPTAGYLQGVHVELRSRLGLLERSLEEEMEQESRSRDEVLTDLQRRGLLRPGASVPQQVEPPRSSSVCRDTPPAKLVGVSVSDLAATHGSSTSPAPTRSTRTGASPSPAPTVTPSCSRSSSPGAPRAASPAPSPAPPEHRTRVPDTPDARFPDSS; this is translated from the coding sequence GTGACCGAGCTGACCCCCCGTCTGGCCGAGCTGGCCGCCGCCTACGGCGTCGCCACCGAGTTCTGGGACTGGCAGGGCCGCCACACCGAGGTGCCCGTCGAGTCCGTCGTCGCCGTCCTGGGCGCCCTCGGCGTCGTCGTCGCGGACGACCAGGACGTCGAGCGCGCGCTGCAGGAGGTGCAGGATCGTCCCTGGACCCGGGTGCTGCCTCCGGTCCTCGTGCGAGCGCAGGGCCAGGAGGTCGAGGTGCCGGTGCACGTGCCCGAGGGCGTCGCCTTCGACGCCGCCCTGGTGCTCGAGGACGGCGAGCGGCGCGAGCTGGGTGCGGCCTCGGACGAGCGGCCCACCCGACGGCTCGGCGAGGTCACGGTGGTCCGGGTCGACCTGGACCTCCCCGACGACCTGCCGCTCGGGTGGCACCGGGTGGAGGTCCGCTCCGGCGAGGACGTGCGCAGGATGCCGCTGGTCATCACCCCGGCGGCCATCGAGCTGCCGGAGGCGCTGCAGGCCGAGGGGGCCCAGAGCTGGGGGCTGATGACCCAGCTCTACGCCATGCGCTCCTCGGAGTCGTGGGGCATCGGCGACCTGGCCGACCTCGGCGACGCGGGAGCCTGGGCCGCCGGGCTGGGTGCCGACTTCGTGCTGGTCAACCCCCTGCACGCGGCCGAGCCCGTGGCGCCGATGGAGCCCTCGCCCTACCTGCCCACCAGCCGGCGCTTCGTCAACCCGATCTACATCCGGGTCGAGGACGTCCCGGAGGTGGCCTACCTGTCCGCCGCCGAGCGCCAGCTCGTCGAGTGGCACTCCGACGACGCCAGGCGCTACCTGGAGCTGGACACCCTGGAGCGGGACGCCGTCTGGGACGCCAAGGAGGCGGCGCTGCGGCTGGTCTTCCGCCAGCGTCGCTCGCTGCGCCGCAGCCGCGCGTTCCACGCCTACGTGGAGCGCGAGGGGCAGGGCCTGGTCGACTACGCGACGTGGTGCGCCCTGGCCCAGGAGCACGGCACCTGGTGGCGCAACTGGCCGCAGGAGCTGCAGGACCCCCGCTCGCCCGCGGTGGAGGCCTACCGCGACCGTCACACCGAGGAGGTCGAGTTCCACTGCTGGCTGCAGTGGGTGCTGGACGACCAGCTCGCGACCGTGCAGCGTGACCTCGTCGACACCGGTATGGCGCTCGGCGTCATCTCCGACCTCGCGGTCGGGGTGCACCCGGACGGGGCGGACGCCTGGAGCCTGGGGGACGCCCTGGCCCGTGGGGTGACCGTCGGCGCGCCCGCCGACCAGTACAACCAGATGGGTCAGGACTGGTCCCAGCCGCCGTGGCGGCCGGACAAGCTGGCCGAGCTGGGCTACGGCCCCTACCGCGACATGGTGCGGGCCGCGCTGCGCGACAGCGGTGGCCTGCGCGTCGACCACGTCATCGGGCTCTTCCGGCTGTGGTGGATCCCGCAGGGGTCCGAGCCGTTCCGGGGGACCTACGTGCGCTACGACCACGACGCGATGGTCGGGATCCTCCTGCTCGAGGCCCACCGCGCCGGGGCGGTCGTCGTCGGGGAGGACCTCGGCACGGTCGAGCCGTGGGTGCGGGACTACCTGCGCGAGCGCGGGGTCATGGGCACCTCCATCCTGTGGTTCGAGCGCGACTGGGACGGCGGGGGCGCACTCCTGCCGCCGGAGTCCTACCGCGAGCTGTGCCTGGCGACCGTGACCACGCACGACCTGCCCCCCACGGCCGGCTACCTCCAGGGCGTCCACGTCGAGCTCCGTTCCCGCCTGGGCCTGCTCGAGCGGTCGCTGGAGGAGGAGATGGAGCAGGAGAGCCGCTCGCGCGACGAGGTGCTCACCGACCTGCAGCGACGGGGCCTGCTGCGCCCGGGGGCCTCGGTCCCCCAGCAGGTGGAGCCCCCGCGAAGCTCGTCGGTGTGTCGCGACACGCCCCCCGCGAAGCTCGTCGGGGTGTCGGTCAGCGACCTCGCGGCGACACACGGGTCATCAACCAGCCCGGCACCGACGAGGAGTACCCGAACTGGCGCGTCCCCCTCGCCGGCCCCGACGGTTACCCCGTCCTGCTCGAGGAGCTCTTCACCTGGCGCTCCGCGCGCCGCCTCGCCCGCACCGTCACCCGCACCCCCTGAGCACCGGACGCGCGTTCCTGACACTCCGGACGCGCGTTTCCCTGACAGTTCCTGA
- the pepN gene encoding aminopeptidase N — translation MPGTNLTRDEAARRSALLDTSAYAVELDLTCGPETFATTSNVHFSCTTPGESTWIDFVGPSVEQVVLNGTELDPAEVVADGRISLPDLAAENELVVRATGAYMNTGEGLHRFVDPADGEVYLYTQFEVPDSRRVFAVFEQPDLKAAFTFTVTAPAHWQVISNEPTPEPAAADGARNADGVPADQIARWEFAPTPRISSYITALVAGPYDVVRDSVSTRAGEIPLGVFCRRSMRQHLDAENILDVTKRGFAFFEEEFDQPYPFTKYDQIFTPEYNMGAMENAGCVTIVESYVFRSKVTEAIVERRALTILHELAHMWFGNLVTMRWWDDLWLNESFAEWSSTACQAEATRWTDAWTTFGTAEKAWAYKQDQLSSTHPVAADMVDLAAVEVNFDGITYAKGASVLKQLVAYVGREPFRDGLRAYFARHAWGNTTLDDLLVELEATSGRDLRTWSKVWLETAGVNTLTPELSVTQDGVLESLEIVQTTPAEHPTQRPHRLAVGAYTLQDGVLRRTARVELDVAGERTRVEELAGTPVPDLLLVNDDDLAYAKIRLDERSLATALQHVRAFEDSLPRALVLGAAWDMTRDGEMPATDYVRLVLGALPGEQDSTLLRVLIQQVSAAALTYTAPAHREAVVAELTAGLRSATEAAAPGSDAQLQLVTAWSSFAQTQDDLGLVSDLLSGERTLPGLEVDQDMRWTLLTALTTAGVAGEDEIAAERQRDNTATGNEKAARARASLPTPEAKEAAWVAAVESDALSNSVLASTALGWGRVHDVALLEPYVERYHEVVGTVWEQRTHHIAESLAVGFYPFAVATPALLDATQTWLDEHPEASSSLRRTMSENRDSVARALRAQAADATAP, via the coding sequence ATGCCCGGCACCAACCTGACCCGCGACGAGGCGGCGCGACGCAGCGCCCTGCTCGACACCAGCGCCTACGCGGTCGAGCTCGACCTGACCTGCGGGCCGGAGACGTTCGCCACGACGAGCAACGTGCACTTCTCCTGCACCACCCCGGGCGAGAGCACCTGGATCGACTTCGTCGGCCCGTCCGTCGAGCAGGTCGTCCTCAACGGCACCGAGCTCGACCCGGCCGAGGTCGTCGCGGACGGCCGGATCTCGCTGCCCGACCTGGCGGCCGAGAACGAGCTGGTCGTCCGGGCCACCGGGGCGTACATGAACACCGGCGAGGGCCTGCACCGCTTCGTGGACCCGGCGGACGGCGAGGTCTACCTCTACACCCAGTTCGAGGTGCCGGACAGCCGGCGCGTCTTCGCCGTCTTCGAGCAGCCCGACCTCAAGGCGGCCTTCACGTTCACGGTGACCGCCCCCGCCCACTGGCAGGTGATCTCCAACGAGCCCACCCCGGAGCCGGCGGCCGCCGACGGCGCGCGCAACGCCGACGGGGTGCCCGCCGACCAGATCGCGCGGTGGGAGTTCGCCCCCACGCCGCGGATCTCCTCCTACATCACCGCGCTCGTCGCCGGGCCGTACGACGTCGTGCGGGACAGCGTGAGCACGCGGGCCGGCGAGATCCCGCTGGGGGTCTTCTGCCGGCGCAGCATGCGCCAGCACCTGGACGCTGAGAACATCCTGGACGTCACCAAGCGGGGCTTCGCGTTCTTCGAGGAGGAGTTCGACCAGCCCTACCCGTTCACCAAGTACGACCAGATCTTCACACCGGAGTACAACATGGGCGCGATGGAGAACGCCGGGTGCGTCACCATCGTCGAGAGCTACGTCTTCCGGTCCAAGGTGACCGAGGCGATCGTGGAGCGGCGGGCGCTGACGATCCTGCACGAGCTGGCCCACATGTGGTTCGGCAACCTCGTGACCATGCGCTGGTGGGACGACCTGTGGCTCAACGAGTCGTTCGCCGAGTGGAGCTCCACCGCGTGCCAGGCCGAGGCCACGCGGTGGACCGACGCGTGGACCACCTTCGGGACGGCCGAGAAGGCGTGGGCCTACAAGCAGGACCAGCTCTCCTCCACGCACCCGGTCGCCGCGGACATGGTCGACCTGGCCGCGGTCGAGGTCAACTTCGACGGCATCACCTACGCCAAGGGCGCCTCGGTGCTCAAGCAGCTGGTCGCGTATGTCGGCCGCGAGCCGTTCCGGGACGGGCTGCGGGCGTACTTCGCCCGGCACGCGTGGGGCAACACAACCCTCGACGACCTGCTCGTGGAGCTCGAGGCCACGAGCGGCCGGGACCTGCGCACCTGGTCGAAGGTGTGGCTGGAGACCGCCGGGGTCAACACGCTGACCCCGGAGCTGTCGGTCACCCAGGACGGTGTCCTGGAGTCCCTGGAGATCGTGCAGACGACCCCGGCGGAGCACCCGACCCAGCGGCCGCACCGCCTGGCGGTGGGGGCCTACACCCTGCAGGACGGCGTGCTCCGGCGCACGGCGCGCGTCGAGCTGGACGTCGCCGGGGAGCGCACCCGGGTGGAGGAGCTGGCCGGCACCCCCGTGCCCGACCTGCTGCTGGTCAACGACGACGACCTGGCCTACGCCAAGATCCGCCTGGACGAGCGGTCGCTGGCCACCGCGCTCCAGCACGTCCGCGCCTTCGAGGACTCGCTGCCGCGGGCGCTCGTGCTGGGTGCGGCGTGGGACATGACCCGGGACGGCGAGATGCCGGCGACCGACTACGTGCGGCTCGTGCTGGGCGCGCTGCCCGGCGAGCAGGACTCGACCCTGCTGCGGGTGCTCATCCAGCAGGTCAGCGCCGCGGCCCTGACCTACACCGCCCCGGCCCACCGGGAGGCGGTGGTCGCCGAGCTCACCGCCGGCCTGCGATCGGCCACGGAGGCCGCCGCGCCGGGCTCGGACGCCCAGCTGCAGCTGGTGACGGCGTGGTCCTCCTTCGCGCAGACGCAGGACGACCTCGGGCTCGTGAGCGACCTGCTCTCCGGCGAGCGCACCCTGCCGGGGCTCGAGGTCGACCAGGACATGCGGTGGACGCTGCTGACGGCCCTGACCACCGCCGGCGTCGCCGGTGAGGACGAGATCGCGGCCGAGCGGCAGCGGGACAACACCGCGACCGGCAATGAGAAGGCCGCGCGGGCCCGGGCCTCGCTGCCCACGCCGGAGGCCAAGGAGGCCGCGTGGGTGGCCGCCGTCGAGAGCGACGCCCTGTCCAACTCGGTCCTCGCCTCGACAGCCCTGGGCTGGGGCCGGGTGCACGACGTCGCGCTCCTGGAGCCCTACGTCGAGCGCTACCACGAGGTCGTCGGCACGGTGTGGGAGCAGCGGACCCACCACATCGCCGAGTCGCTCGCGGTGGGCTTCTACCCCTTCGCCGTCGCCACCCCGGCCCTGCTCGACGCGACCCAGACCTGGCTCGACGAGCACCCGGAGGCCTCGAGCTCGTTGCGCCGCACCATGTCCGAGAACCGTGACTCGGTCGCCCGCGCCCTCCGGGCCCAGGCCGCCGACGCCACCGCCCCCTGA